GCGGTCGTACCAGGAGCGGTGGCGCTGTGAGGGGTAGTGGCGGTGGAGCAGGCCCACCTTCGCCTCGGCGATCTCGGGGGTGAGCGGCTGGTAGGCCGTGGGCCGCCCGAGGTCGCCGTCCCATTTGGCGATCTCGTAGCCGAGCACCTGGTGGTCGCGGAAGGCTGTGGGCACCAGCCCGGCCAGGCCCCGGTGGTCCTGGTGGGCGTCGGCGGGGTTCGGCGCGAACAGCAGGTCGGGGTCGGTGCGCGCCCGCAGCTCCTCCACCGCCTCCTTCGCCTCCTCCCAGCGCGCGGGCAGCCGCCCGTCGGGCAGCTTGAGCACGGTGAGCCGCAGGTCGGCGCCGGGGCAGAAGGCGGCCAGCGCGGCGCGCTCCTCGTCCTCCCGCTCGGTCCCGCCGCCGGAGAGCACCAGGGCGTCCACCTGGACGCCGGGGCGCGCGGAGCAGAGGGTGAGCAGGCTGCCGCCCGCCCCGATGGCGAGGTCGTCGCAGTGCGCGGCGAGCAGCGCGATCCGGCCCGTTCTGGCCGCCCGGAACCGGATCACGTGACCGTCACCGCCGCCGGTCCCCCCTCGAACACCGCAGCCGGTCCATCCTCAAGCGCCGCCGCGGCCCCGTACCCGGGCACCTGTCCGAGCACCGGCCCGTGCTCGCGCTCCAGAACCGTCACCGGTCCGCGTACGGGCAGACCGGACACCGGCGCCCGCTCGCGCTCCCACAGCGCCCAGGGACGGTCGCCGCGCGAGTAGGCCTCGTCGAGGGCCACCCGCTCCTTGACCGTGTCGGTGGGCCGCCAGTAGCCGCGGTGCGGGTAAGCGAGCAGCCTGCCGCGCTTGGCCAGTTCGGCGCAGCCGTCCGCGACCAGGTCGCCGCCCACCGGGATGTGGTCGAAGATCTCCTGGCGGAGCACGAAGTATCCGCCGTTGACCCAGAGCGGCATCTCGCTGACCGGCGTGATGCCGCCGACCGTGCCGTGCTCTCCCAGCTCGATGCAGTGGAAGGTGTCGGAGGGTGGCACCACCATCATCGACGCGCCCGCGCCCGACCGGGTGAAGCGGTCGACGATCTCCGGCAGCGGCGCGTCGGTGAGCACGTCGGCGTAGTTGGCCAGGAACATCTCCTCGCCGTCCAGATGGTCGCGGACCCGGCGCAGCCGCTCGCCGATCGGCGACGCGATCCCGGTCTGCACGAACGAGATCGACCAGTCGGAGATGTCGGTGGACAGCAGCTCGATCCTGCCGCCGCGCAGGACGAAGTCGTTGGACGTCGTCTCCTGGTAGTTCAGGAAGAAGTCCTTGATGTGGTGCGCGCCGTACCCCAGGCAGAGGATGAACTCCGTGTGCCCGAAGTGCGCGTAGTAGCGCATCACATGCCAGATGAGCGGCCGGGGTCCCACGAGCTGCATGGGCTTGGGCGCGTCACCGGGGGTGCCGGTGCGCATCCTGGTGCCGTATCCGCCGCAGAAGAGGACGACCTTCACGGGTTCACCTCGACGATCTCCAGATTGGGGATGGGGAAGACCAGCCGGCCTCCCCAGGCGTGCACGAAGGACAGCTGGCCGACGAGTTCCTCGCGGAGGTTCCACGGGAGGACCAGCACGTAGTCGGGCCGCTCCTCGGCGAGCCGCTCGGGCGGCAGGATCGGTACGCGCGTGCCGGGGGTGAACCTGCCGTGCTTGTACGGGTTGCGGTCGACCGTGAAGGGGAGCAGGTCGGGCCGGATGCCGCAGTGGTTGAGCAGGGTGTTTCCCTTGCCCGGCGCCCCGTAGCCGGCGACGGTTTTGCCCTCGCGGGCGGCGTCGAGGAGGAAGCCCAGCAGGTCCCGCCGCACCCGCGCCACCCTCTCGCCGAACTCGGCGTACCCGGACAGCTCGTGCAGGCCGGCGGCCTTCTCGGCCGCGAGCAGCGCGGCCACCCGCTCGCCCTGCCCGTCCTGCCCGCCCTGCTCGTTCACGACCTCCAGCGGCCTGGCCCACAGGCGGATCGAGCCCCCGTGCGTGGGCAGCGACTCGACGTCCACGAGAGCGAGCCCGCCGGTGGCCAGCGCGCGCTGGGCGGAGGCGACCGTGTAGTACTGGAAGTGCTCGTGGTAGATCGTGTCGTACTGGTTGTGCTCCATCAGCGTGAGCAGGTGCTGGACCTCGATGGAGACCCAGCCGTCGTCGGCCACGAGGGCGCGCAGCCCCCGGGTGAACCCGATGACGTCCGGGATGTGGGCGTAGACGTTGTTGGCCACCACCAGGTCGGCGGGCCCGTGCTCCGCGCGCACCGCCGCACCGGTCTCCGGGCCGAGGAACGCCGTGACGGTCGGCACCCCGGCGTCCCTGGCCGCCCGGCCGACGTTCTCCGACGGCTCGATGCCCAGGCAGCGGACGCCCCGCTCGACGACGTGCCGCAGCAGGTATCCGTCGTTGCTGGCCACCTCGACCACGAACGACCCGGCCCCCAGCCCGAGCCGGTCGGCCGCCCCGCGCACGAACTCCCGCGCGTGCTCCACCCACGAGGTGGAGTACGAGGAGAAGTAGGCGTACTCGGTGAAGGTCTCCTCCGGCGTGATCATCGGCGGGATCTGCGCCAGCCAGCAGCCGGTGCAGACCCGCAGGTGCAGCGGGTAGGTGACCTCGGGCTCCTCCAGCTGCCCCTCGGTGAGGAACCGCTCGCAGGGCGGTGTCGCCCCGAGGTCGACGACGCTGGCGAGACTCGTCGAGCCGCACAGCCTGCAGGTTGTCATGAATGCGCTCCCTCGCCGCGTGACGCGGTCCGACGGTTCTCCGACAGGGTCGTTCTCGTGCCCGGCGACCGGGTCGGACACCGCCCGGCACACCGCACCACCACCACCGGCGGCGGGGCGGGCGGTGTCCGGCCCGTCCCGCGGTACCACGGACCGGCCTCGCTCCCGCTAGTCCGCCGCGAGCACACGGGACTCCCTCAGCGCCTCTCTCCAGTGCCGCATCGGCGGCAGCCCGGCCCTGCGCCAGCCGTCGTGCCCCAGCACGCTGTACGCGGGCCGGGGCGCGGGGCGCGGAAAGTCCTTGGAGGAGATCTCCGTCACCCGGACGGGATCGGCGCCGAGCAGCGTGAAGATCTCCCTGGCCAGGCCGTACCAGCTCGTCTGGCCCGAGTTGGTGGCGTGGTAGACGCCGGGCGGCGCCCCGCTCCCGGCCAGGTCGACGATCCTCGCCGCCAGGTCTCCGGCCCAGGTGGGCTGGCCGAACTGGTCGCCGACGACGCCGGGGGCCACTCCCTCCCCCTCCAGGCGGGCCATCGTGCGGATGAAGTTGTGGCCGGTCGCGGCGTACACCCAGGCGGTGCGCACCACGTAGCCGCCGCGCGGCAGCGCCTCCAGCACGGCGCGCTCACCCGCGAGCTTGGTCCTGCCGTACGCGTTGACCGGGCGGGGCCGCGCGTCCTCGGGGTAGGGGTCCAGCGCGGCGCCGTCGAAGACGTAGTCGCTGGAGGGCTGGATCATCCGCGCGCCGACGCGCCCGCACGCCTCGGCGAGCGCGCGCACCCCGGTGCCGTTGACCGCGAGTGCCTCGTCCTCTCGCGTCTCCGCCTCGTCGACGGCGTTCCACGCGGCGCAGTTGACCACGACGTCGGGCCTGCAGGCCTCGACCAGGTGGTGCACGGCGGACGTGTCGCGGAGGTCCAGCTCGTGCCTGCGGAACGCGAGGACGGGCTGCCCCTCGGCACGCAGGCGGGCCACGAGCTCGGTTCCGAGCATGCCGGAGGCGCCGGTGATCATCCAGCGGGTCATCCGGTCTCGCCTCCCCGCCGGCCGCCCGCCGCACCGGCCATTCCCGCCGAACCCACCGAACCGGCAGGGGCCGCCGAGTTCACCGGACCGGGCGAGCCCCCGCCACCCGACGCCGGGCCGGCACCCACCTCCCCCGCGGTGGCCTCCCACCAGCCGGGGTTCTCCTCGTACCAGCGGACCGTCTCCGCCAGGCCGCGCTCGAACGACACGGACGGCCGGTAGCCGAGCGCGCGGAGCCGGGAGTCGTCCAGGGAGTAACGGCGGTCGTGCCCCTTGCGGTCGGGGACGCGCTCGACCATGCCCCATCCGGCCCCGCAGGCCTCGAGGAGCCGGGCGGTGAGCTCGACGTTGCTCAGCTCCGCCGTACCGCCGATGTGGTAGACCTCGCCGGGTTCGCCGCGCTCGGCGACGAGGCGGATGCCCTCGCAGTGGTCGTCGACGTGGACCCAGTCGCGGACGTTGCCGCCGTCGCCGTAGAGCGGGACCCTGCGGCCCCGCAAAAGGTGGGTGATGAAGCGCGGGATCACCTTCTCCGGATACTGGCGGGGGCCGTAGTTGTTGCCGCAGCGCGTGATGGAGACCGGCAGGCCGTGGGTGACCGCGTACGCCTGGGCGACCATGTCACCGCTCGCCTTGGCCGCGGAGTAGGGCGAGCGCGGGCTGAGCCGCGCGTGTTCGTCCCAGGACCCCTCGTCGATCGACCCGTA
This region of Streptosporangium sp. NBC_01495 genomic DNA includes:
- the rfbD gene encoding dTDP-4-dehydrorhamnose reductase produces the protein MTRWMITGASGMLGTELVARLRAEGQPVLAFRRHELDLRDTSAVHHLVEACRPDVVVNCAAWNAVDEAETREDEALAVNGTGVRALAEACGRVGARMIQPSSDYVFDGAALDPYPEDARPRPVNAYGRTKLAGERAVLEALPRGGYVVRTAWVYAATGHNFIRTMARLEGEGVAPGVVGDQFGQPTWAGDLAARIVDLAGSGAPPGVYHATNSGQTSWYGLAREIFTLLGADPVRVTEISSKDFPRPAPRPAYSVLGHDGWRRAGLPPMRHWREALRESRVLAAD
- a CDS encoding PIG-L deacetylase family protein is translated as MIRFRAARTGRIALLAAHCDDLAIGAGGSLLTLCSARPGVQVDALVLSGGGTEREDEERAALAAFCPGADLRLTVLKLPDGRLPARWEEAKEAVEELRARTDPDLLFAPNPADAHQDHRGLAGLVPTAFRDHQVLGYEIAKWDGDLGRPTAYQPLTPEIAEAKVGLLHRHYPSQRHRSWYDREAFLGLARIRGIECHARYAEAFHVNKLTFDLAGG
- the rfbB gene encoding dTDP-glucose 4,6-dehydratase, whose protein sequence is MTTADRGTTPTPSKVLVTGGAGFIGSHFARALAASGATVTVLDKLTYAGNPANLEGTPHDFVLGDVCDTGLLAGLVPGHDLVVNFAAESHVDRSIDGAADFVRTNVLGTQALMQACLEAGTPRVVQVSTDEVYGSIDEGSWDEHARLSPRSPYSAAKASGDMVAQAYAVTHGLPVSITRCGNNYGPRQYPEKVIPRFITHLLRGRRVPLYGDGGNVRDWVHVDDHCEGIRLVAERGEPGEVYHIGGTAELSNVELTARLLEACGAGWGMVERVPDRKGHDRRYSLDDSRLRALGYRPSVSFERGLAETVRWYEENPGWWEATAGEVGAGPASGGGGSPGPVNSAAPAGSVGSAGMAGAAGGRRGGETG
- a CDS encoding class I SAM-dependent methyltransferase; protein product: MTTCRLCGSTSLASVVDLGATPPCERFLTEGQLEEPEVTYPLHLRVCTGCWLAQIPPMITPEETFTEYAYFSSYSTSWVEHAREFVRGAADRLGLGAGSFVVEVASNDGYLLRHVVERGVRCLGIEPSENVGRAARDAGVPTVTAFLGPETGAAVRAEHGPADLVVANNVYAHIPDVIGFTRGLRALVADDGWVSIEVQHLLTLMEHNQYDTIYHEHFQYYTVASAQRALATGGLALVDVESLPTHGGSIRLWARPLEVVNEQGGQDGQGERVAALLAAEKAAGLHELSGYAEFGERVARVRRDLLGFLLDAAREGKTVAGYGAPGKGNTLLNHCGIRPDLLPFTVDRNPYKHGRFTPGTRVPILPPERLAEERPDYVLVLPWNLREELVGQLSFVHAWGGRLVFPIPNLEIVEVNP
- a CDS encoding sugar phosphate nucleotidyltransferase, which translates into the protein MKVVLFCGGYGTRMRTGTPGDAPKPMQLVGPRPLIWHVMRYYAHFGHTEFILCLGYGAHHIKDFFLNYQETTSNDFVLRGGRIELLSTDISDWSISFVQTGIASPIGERLRRVRDHLDGEEMFLANYADVLTDAPLPEIVDRFTRSGAGASMMVVPPSDTFHCIELGEHGTVGGITPVSEMPLWVNGGYFVLRQEIFDHIPVGGDLVADGCAELAKRGRLLAYPHRGYWRPTDTVKERVALDEAYSRGDRPWALWERERAPVSGLPVRGPVTVLEREHGPVLGQVPGYGAAAALEDGPAAVFEGGPAAVTVT